In Mycobacteriales bacterium, the DNA window GATCCGGGCCAGTGAATCCGGGCCAGTGAAAGGAAGGATGACCCATGCCGCTGCTGCGCAGCCTGCTCACCCCGCGGACGACCGTGCACGCCCACTGCGACCTCCCGTGCGGGATCTACGACCCCGCGCAGGCCAAGGTCGAGGCCGAGTCCGTGCACTCCATGCAGAAGAAGTACCAGGACAACGACGACCACGACTTCCGCACCCGCGCCCTGATGATCAAGGAGCAGCGGGCAGACCTCTGCAAGCACCACCTGTGGGTGCTGTGGACCGACTACTTCAAGCCCCAGCACCTCGAGAAGTACCCGAACCTGCACGAGCTGTTCTGGAAGGCCACCAAGATGGCCGGCTCGGCCGGGGCCGACGGGCTGGCGGGCGTGAAGGCGTCCAACGACCCGGCGACGGGACAGAAGCTGCTCGACCTGATCGACCAGATCGCGAAGATCTTCTGGGAGACCAAGAAGGCCTAGCTCGACCGCGGCCGGGGCACGGGGCCGTCGCCGCTGGGCGACCCCCGTGCCCCGCCATTAACACCTCGTCGCACGACGTGTCGAGGGTTCCTACTCGGGGGTACCGTCGAGTGCCGACAACGTGGCGGCGAGGCGGCAGACCCTGACCGAACAGATTGGAGCGCGGATGTCGGACGACTCGGGTGCAGCGAGGCCCGCGTCGGCGAACGGGGGCGGCAGCGCAGGCGCAACCGCGCACGGGGTCGAC includes these proteins:
- the sodN gene encoding superoxide dismutase, Ni, producing the protein MPLLRSLLTPRTTVHAHCDLPCGIYDPAQAKVEAESVHSMQKKYQDNDDHDFRTRALMIKEQRADLCKHHLWVLWTDYFKPQHLEKYPNLHELFWKATKMAGSAGADGLAGVKASNDPATGQKLLDLIDQIAKIFWETKKA